GCCGCGCGCTTCCTCGGCGGCACGATCCTCGGCGGCCTCGTGTTCCTCGTGGTGAAGGGCTTCGAGTGGTCGCACGAGATCGCGCACGGATTCACGATCTTCCGCGACGTCTTCTGGTCCTACTACTACGTCGCCTGCGGCCTCCACGGCCTCCACGTGATCGCCGGCATGATCATCATGGCGATCGTCGCGGCCGACGCGCGCCGCGGCCGGAACCTCCACCGCGTCGAGCTGATCGGGATCTACTGGCACTTCGTCGACGCGGTCTGGATCTTCCTCTTCCCCCTCTTCTACATCGCCAAGTGAGGATCGCCCCGCCATGAGCAGCCACGACCACGCCGCGACGACCTCCGGACACCCGTCCTACGTCCGCATCTACTTCGCGCTGCTGGCGCTCCTCGGCGTCAGCCTGCTCGGGCCGATGCTCGGGATCCCGATCGTGACGCTGGTCACGGCGTTCGGCATCGCGATCGTGAAGGCGACGATGGTCGCCGCGTACTTCATGCACCTCAACATCGAGGAGAAGTACATCTGGTACGTGCTGCTGATCATGCTGGGCTTCATGCTGGTGATGTTCGCCGGCATCGCGCCCGACGTGATGCTGCCGGCGGGCCAGAACTGGTTCCACCTTCCCATCGAGCCGCCGGCGCCGCCGGCGCACCCCTGAGGCGCGCGATGACCCCGACCGCGACCATGACCGCCGCGACGGCCGCGCCGCGCCTCCGGACGGCGATGGCCGGGATGCTGATCTTCGTCGGCACCGAGGTGATGTTCTTCGCGGGGTTGGTGAGCGCCTTCGTGATCGCGCGCAGTCACGCCCTCGGCTGGCCGCCGCCCGGCCAACCGCGCCTTCCGGTCGCCGCGACCGCCCTGAACACGCTCGTGCTGCTCGCGAGCGGCGCCGTGCTCGCGGCGGCCGGCCGCGCCGCGGCGCAGCCGTTCGGACGTCATCGGGCGCTCGGCCGGCTGACGCTCGCCGCCGTGCTCGGCGCGCTCTTCGTCGCCGTCCAGGGCGTCGAGTGGGCCCGCCTCCTCGCCTACGGGCTCACGATGCGCTCGAGCCAGTACGGCTCGTTCTTCTACCTGATCGTCGGCATGCACGCGGCGCACGCGGTCGCGGCGATCGCCGCCCTGCTGCACGCCCGCAGCCGGCTCGCCGGGGGCACGCTCTCCGCCGACGCTTTCGCGGCCGTCCGGATCTTCTGGTACTTCGTGGTCGGCGTCTGGCCGGTGCTCTACGCCGTGGTGTACCTGGCATGAGCGCCGCCCGCATCGTTCGTCGGGCCTCGACGGCCGCGGCCGGCTCCGTGCCCGCCGTGCTCGCCTGGGCCGCGACGGCGGCCGCCTGCCCCGTCTGCTTCGCAGCCGACGAGCGTACCCGCGCGAGCTTCCTCGCTACGGCGGTCGCGCTCTCCGCGCTGCCGCTCGCGCTGTTCGCCGGCCTCGCGTTCTGGTTCTGGCGCGAGCTCGACGGCCATGCCCGACGGGCTCCGCGCCTCTCGCGGAAGGACGCCGGCCTTCCCGGCTGACCTTCGTCATTGACCCCACGCGCGGCGCCGGCGCAGGCTCGCCCCCGCAAGGTACGATCGTACAGGAGGAAGGTCCATGACTCGTTGGTGGTTGGCAGTCGCCGCAGTCTTTGCCGTGACGGTTTCGAGCGAGGCTGGCGTCCTCGCGCCCGCCAAGCCGAGTGAGGTCCGGATCCTCAAGCTCGGCGATCCATGCTTGGCCCTGGGGAGCTTTGCGCTCGATACGCGTGTGCACGGGGACGGCACCACGTCGGCGTTCGCCATCCCCGACAAGCAGGTGCTGGTGCTCGACTCCGTCACCTGGGTCGTGACCGGGGTGCCGACGATCGGCGGCCTCTGCAGCATCGTGCTCCGCGTCGACACGGAGACGATCTGGAGCGACGTCGTCACGCAGTCGAACCCGTCGGGAACCTGCGGCGCCACGACGGCACTGCCGCCGCTCGTGATCCCGGCCGGAAAGAGACTCTGCATGACCGTCGGCGCGGGCGGCAGCATCAGTACGAACGGCACGCGCGTGCACGGCTTCCTCACCAAGAACAAATAGCCCGCGTGCCGGCGCCGGTGCCGCCGATGGGCGGGCCGCCGCGATCGGAACGCGCCGCCGCGC
The Deltaproteobacteria bacterium genome window above contains:
- a CDS encoding cytochrome c oxidase subunit 3, whose translation is MSDAADVHTAHVPLATRRSTTGIPTARLAVWWVLASEIVIFGGLIGSYVMLRLHHPHWAEEAAHTNTIAGAFNTFVLLTSSLAAVLAHQAAEARDGRRAARFLGGTILGGLVFLVVKGFEWSHEIAHGFTIFRDVFWSYYYVACGLHGLHVIAGMIIMAIVAADARRGRNLHRVELIGIYWHFVDAVWIFLFPLFYIAK
- a CDS encoding cytochrome C oxidase subunit IV family protein gives rise to the protein MSSHDHAATTSGHPSYVRIYFALLALLGVSLLGPMLGIPIVTLVTAFGIAIVKATMVAAYFMHLNIEEKYIWYVLLIMLGFMLVMFAGIAPDVMLPAGQNWFHLPIEPPAPPAHP
- a CDS encoding cytochrome c oxidase subunit 3 — protein: MTPTATMTAATAAPRLRTAMAGMLIFVGTEVMFFAGLVSAFVIARSHALGWPPPGQPRLPVAATALNTLVLLASGAVLAAAGRAAAQPFGRHRALGRLTLAAVLGALFVAVQGVEWARLLAYGLTMRSSQYGSFFYLIVGMHAAHAVAAIAALLHARSRLAGGTLSADAFAAVRIFWYFVVGVWPVLYAVVYLA